The uncultured Desulfatiglans sp. DNA window CTGTCAAAAGACCCAGAAGCTGCATCAGAACCGGGAAGACCAGCGGGGCGATCGCGAGGAGGATCGCTCCGATCATGGTTCCGCTCATGACGTTGCCGAAAAGCCGAACCGCCAGGGCCAGCGTTCGGCTCAATTCACCGATGATGTTGAAAGGCAGCATGAAAAAGGTCGGGCGGAGATAATTGGCAAGATAGCGGCCGAGGCCCACACGGGCGATGCCGTAGGCCGGCACTGCGACGAACACCAGCACGGCCAGGGCGGCCGTCGTGGAAAGGGACCCCGTCGGGGGTCGGAATCCCGGCACGACGCTCAGCACATTGCAGAGGGCGATGAAAAGAAACAGCGTCCCCACGAAAGGCAGGAACCCCCGCGGCTGGCGCGGGCTGATATCATCGAGTTGCTGCCTGACGCCCGAGACCACGGTCTCCAGGAGA harbors:
- the atpB gene encoding ATP synthase subunit a — protein: MEISPDLVVMLRIGGIEVNATLLYTWLVMLVLTLGSWLVTRRLSTGDRIPRWQNLLETVVSGVRQQLDDISPRQPRGFLPFVGTLFLFIALCNVLSVVPGFRPPTGSLSTTAALAVLVFVAVPAYGIARVGLGRYLANYLRPTFFMLPFNIIGELSRTLALAVRLFGNVMSGTMIGAILLAIAPLVFPVLMQLLGLLTGLVQAYIFSVLAAVYIAAAMQNEDPQREET